The Fulvivirga ligni genome window below encodes:
- a CDS encoding M57 family metalloprotease, with product MKSNIFKAGMLSAFLLGSAMVFTSCEDATEATPEVNQGDEISASVLQRLEDLQFNTEGIKKVGDDYLVEGDMIITPEALANMAEPTIVEGPQGEQYRTYNLVSTPRTIRVRGYGLNSTMSQGLDMAIANYNALNIGLTFVRTTGSYDILVRSSGSGAGGVAGFPTGNGAPYNSVNVYPGTASYGVNVVEHVMTHEMGHCLGLRHTDYMNRSYSCGSGGNEGSGGVGAVNIPGTPTGIDSQSIMLSCFSANEDGEFSYYDRVALEYLY from the coding sequence ATGAAATCAAACATTTTCAAAGCAGGGATGCTTTCTGCATTCCTACTTGGTAGCGCTATGGTTTTCACTTCTTGTGAAGATGCTACCGAAGCAACCCCAGAAGTAAATCAAGGAGACGAAATTTCTGCATCTGTTTTGCAGAGATTGGAAGATTTACAATTCAATACCGAAGGTATTAAAAAAGTGGGTGATGATTACCTTGTAGAAGGTGATATGATCATTACTCCTGAGGCATTAGCTAATATGGCTGAGCCTACTATTGTGGAAGGTCCACAAGGAGAGCAGTACAGAACTTATAACCTGGTAAGTACTCCTAGAACTATCAGAGTTAGAGGTTATGGTCTTAATAGCACTATGAGTCAAGGTCTTGATATGGCCATTGCTAATTATAATGCTTTAAACATCGGCTTAACTTTCGTTAGAACTACTGGTAGCTATGATATTCTTGTAAGAAGTTCAGGTAGCGGTGCTGGTGGTGTAGCTGGTTTCCCTACAGGAAATGGTGCACCTTACAACAGTGTTAACGTTTATCCTGGTACTGCTAGCTACGGTGTAAATGTGGTAGAGCACGTAATGACTCACGAAATGGGTCATTGCTTAGGTCTACGTCACACAGATTATATGAACAGATCTTATAGCTGTGGATCAGGTGGTAACGAAGGTTCTGGTGGTGTTGGAGCAGTTAACATCCCAGGTACTCCTACAGGTATCGATTCGCAGTCTATCATGCTATCTTGCTTCAGCGCTAATGAGGACGGTGAGTTCTCTTACTATGACAGAGTAGCTTTAGAATATTTATATTAA
- a CDS encoding M57 family metalloprotease — protein sequence MIKVSLKSGLVIVSLVVVNFIFSSCSDPAVEEPVMSQNDIPESIIKKLEELHFDTSDIMRHGDDYLVEGDMVFSEEMIDALYEETISDVNGEHYYSCTAGIVSHPRVITIRGYSLNSTMNSALNLAISRYNALGLEISFLRVTGAADITVYSSGSGAGGVAGFPSGGNPYPYINVLPGTTSYGMNVTTHVMVHEIGHSIGIRHTDWFNRSYSCGSGGNEGDGGVGACHVPGTPTTYDSRSVFLSCFSANATGQFSYYDEILLHYLY from the coding sequence ATGATAAAAGTATCATTGAAATCCGGACTCGTAATTGTAAGTCTGGTAGTTGTCAACTTCATTTTCTCCTCATGTTCAGATCCTGCAGTGGAGGAGCCTGTTATGTCGCAAAACGATATTCCTGAATCTATTATTAAGAAACTGGAAGAACTCCATTTTGATACTTCTGATATAATGCGGCATGGAGATGATTACTTGGTGGAAGGAGATATGGTTTTTTCTGAGGAAATGATTGACGCCCTTTATGAAGAGACTATTAGTGACGTAAATGGCGAACATTATTATTCATGCACGGCAGGGATTGTTTCTCATCCAAGAGTAATTACTATAAGGGGTTATAGTCTAAATAGTACTATGAACAGTGCTTTAAATCTCGCCATATCCAGATACAATGCATTAGGACTGGAAATTTCCTTTCTTCGAGTTACGGGTGCTGCTGACATAACTGTATACAGTAGTGGTAGTGGTGCAGGTGGCGTGGCAGGTTTTCCTTCAGGGGGTAATCCATATCCTTATATCAATGTTTTGCCTGGCACTACCAGTTATGGAATGAATGTAACTACTCATGTTATGGTGCATGAAATTGGTCATTCTATAGGTATTAGACATACTGATTGGTTTAATCGTTCTTATAGTTGTGGATCAGGTGGCAACGAGGGTGACGGAGGTGTGGGTGCTTGCCATGTTCCTGGCACACCTACAACTTATGACAGCCGATCGGTTTTTCTTTCATGTTTTTCAGCAAATGCTACTGGGCAATTTTCATATTATGATGAGATCTTATTGCATTACTTGTACTAA
- a CDS encoding M57 family metalloprotease, with protein MMKKSFRSGMAFLCLVGCSFLNFSCNDPAAEEVEVNREEIPESIIQKLTELHFDTSDIMRHGDDYLVEGDMIFSPEQINQLYEDRIVNAKDEQYYTCNTGIASSGTITVRGYGLNSTMSTGLDWAIANYNRINLTIQLVRVNGSADITVYSSGSGAGGVAGFPSGGNPYPYVNVYPGTASYGTNVVEHVMTHEIGHCLGLRHTDWFNRAYSCGSGGSEGTGSYGACHIPGTPTGVDPNSIMLSCFSASEDGEFSNYDVIGLQWLY; from the coding sequence ATGATGAAAAAATCATTCAGATCTGGTATGGCATTCCTATGTCTTGTGGGATGCAGCTTTCTAAACTTTTCTTGTAATGATCCTGCTGCCGAAGAGGTAGAAGTAAACAGAGAAGAAATTCCGGAATCCATCATTCAAAAACTTACGGAGCTTCACTTTGATACTTCTGATATTATGAGGCATGGAGACGATTATCTCGTAGAGGGTGATATGATATTTAGTCCTGAACAGATAAATCAGTTGTACGAAGATAGAATCGTAAATGCTAAGGATGAGCAATACTATACTTGTAATACAGGTATTGCTAGTTCAGGGACTATTACTGTTAGAGGTTATGGTCTAAATAGCACTATGAGCACAGGCTTAGATTGGGCCATTGCTAACTATAATCGAATAAATTTAACTATTCAGTTAGTTAGAGTAAATGGTAGTGCTGATATTACTGTGTACAGTAGCGGTAGCGGTGCTGGTGGTGTAGCTGGATTCCCTAGTGGAGGAAATCCATATCCATATGTAAATGTGTATCCCGGTACTGCTAGTTATGGTACTAATGTGGTAGAGCATGTGATGACTCACGAAATTGGTCACTGTCTTGGCCTTAGACATACAGACTGGTTTAACCGTGCTTACAGCTGTGGTTCTGGAGGTAGTGAGGGTACAGGTAGCTATGGAGCTTGTCATATACCTGGGACTCCAACAGGTGTAGATCCTAACTCAATTATGCTTTCTTGCTTCAGTGCCAGCGAAGATGGAGAGTTTTCAAATTATGACGTTATCGGGCTGCAGTGGCTATACTAA
- a CDS encoding YceI family protein has protein sequence METLVKTTWAIDPTHSEVSFKVKHMMISTVTGHFESFSGTVETENEQFTDANVEFTIDVDSINTKNADRDGHLKSEDFFAADQHPKISFKSKSFDGSTLVGDLTIRDITKEVALDVDFNGVAVDPYGQTKAGFEVEGKINRKDFGLSWSAVTEAGNIVVSDTVKLVMSVQFIKQ, from the coding sequence ATGGAAACTCTAGTTAAAACTACATGGGCGATTGACCCAACACACTCTGAAGTAAGCTTTAAAGTAAAGCATATGATGATCTCCACCGTAACAGGACATTTTGAAAGTTTTAGTGGTACAGTAGAAACGGAAAATGAACAATTTACAGATGCTAATGTGGAATTTACAATTGATGTGGATTCTATCAATACCAAAAATGCAGACAGAGATGGTCACTTAAAATCTGAAGACTTCTTTGCTGCTGATCAGCATCCTAAAATTTCATTTAAATCTAAGTCTTTTGATGGTTCTACTTTAGTGGGAGACTTGACTATCAGAGATATAACTAAGGAAGTGGCTTTAGATGTAGACTTTAACGGAGTTGCTGTAGATCCTTACGGACAGACCAAAGCAGGCTTTGAGGTAGAGGGCAAAATAAACCGAAAAGACTTTGGTTTATCATGGAGCGCAGTAACGGAAGCAGGAAATATTGTGGTTTCAGATACTGTAAAGCTGGTAATGAGCGTTCAGTTTATTAAGCAGTAA
- a CDS encoding YceI family protein, with protein sequence MKRLSMIFLGFIVVAASCNSPKKEDADTSEKDTTATATQYSLIKSSAEVKFTAYKTTEKKPVGGTFKTVEISNTKEAATPLEALDGTEFNIPVKSLFTNDATGTRDPKIIEHFFGAMANTDAISGTFKLNDDKTCVVDITLNDKTVSVPFTYEVTSETYYSFKGVMNLEDWDATAAVESINNACKDLHTGPDGVSKTWSEVALEAEINFEKK encoded by the coding sequence ATGAAAAGATTATCAATGATTTTTCTAGGCTTCATAGTTGTAGCTGCCAGCTGTAACTCACCTAAGAAAGAAGATGCCGACACTTCAGAAAAAGATACTACAGCTACCGCTACACAGTATTCACTGATAAAGTCGTCAGCGGAAGTTAAATTTACAGCCTACAAGACCACTGAGAAAAAACCTGTTGGCGGTACTTTTAAAACCGTAGAAATCTCTAATACTAAGGAAGCCGCCACGCCGTTGGAAGCCTTAGATGGAACTGAATTCAATATCCCTGTAAAAAGCTTATTTACCAATGATGCTACAGGTACAAGAGATCCAAAAATTATAGAGCACTTCTTCGGAGCTATGGCAAATACTGATGCCATATCTGGAACTTTCAAATTAAATGATGACAAAACCTGCGTGGTAGACATTACTTTAAATGACAAAACAGTGAGTGTTCCTTTCACTTATGAAGTAACGTCAGAGACTTACTATAGCTTTAAAGGTGTAATGAACCTGGAAGATTGGGATGCTACTGCAGCGGTAGAATCAATTAACAATGCTTGCAAAGACCTGCACACTGGTCCTGACGGTGTAAGCAAAACATGGAGTGAAGTGGCTTTAGAAGCTGAAATCAACTTCGAGAAGAAATAA
- a CDS encoding DHH family phosphoesterase → MSIYKEIEAEILNASNIVITAHKSPDGDSIGSSLGLLRFIQKFGKEAAVCHPDPAPGFLHWVDVSAIIPMSEQPEKVVERMNNADLIFCLDYNSADRVGEDMQVLLENSKAKKIMIDHHLDPADFADIMVSEVTASSTSELIVELIVHSGNESLLDEQIGIPLYLGILTDTGAFRFSSVRPRTHEILAILLKAGVRHHLIHEVMNDNNTLSRLRLQGFALSEKLEVLDAYKVGIIGLSKEELEKYSYQKGDTDTLANQILSIKGMKAGIVFTERDGMIKISFRSKGDNHVNMLAAEHFDGGGHANAAGGRSDLSVNETIEKLKRLVPEYFG, encoded by the coding sequence ATGAGTATTTATAAAGAAATAGAAGCAGAAATATTAAATGCTTCAAACATCGTAATCACCGCACATAAATCACCAGATGGAGACTCCATTGGTTCTTCTCTGGGGCTTTTACGCTTTATCCAGAAGTTCGGTAAGGAAGCTGCCGTTTGTCATCCAGATCCGGCGCCTGGTTTTTTACATTGGGTAGATGTATCGGCCATTATTCCAATGTCAGAGCAGCCTGAAAAAGTGGTGGAGCGGATGAATAATGCTGATTTGATTTTCTGTTTAGATTATAACAGTGCGGACAGAGTGGGAGAGGATATGCAGGTGCTTTTAGAGAATTCAAAAGCCAAAAAAATAATGATTGACCATCATTTAGATCCGGCTGATTTTGCTGATATCATGGTGTCAGAGGTTACTGCTTCATCTACCAGTGAGCTTATAGTAGAGCTGATTGTACATTCAGGAAATGAGAGCCTTTTGGACGAACAGATAGGTATACCGCTATATTTGGGCATACTTACAGATACAGGAGCTTTTAGATTTTCATCAGTACGGCCACGAACCCATGAGATTTTGGCCATTTTACTAAAAGCGGGCGTAAGGCACCATCTCATCCATGAAGTAATGAACGATAATAATACGCTAAGCAGATTAAGACTTCAAGGTTTTGCGCTCAGCGAGAAGCTGGAGGTATTGGACGCATATAAAGTGGGCATAATTGGGCTTAGTAAAGAGGAACTGGAGAAATACAGCTACCAAAAAGGAGATACTGATACCTTGGCTAACCAGATATTATCCATCAAAGGCATGAAAGCAGGTATAGTTTTTACAGAAAGAGATGGCATGATTAAAATATCTTTCAGGTCTAAAGGTGATAATCACGTGAACATGCTCGCCGCCGAGCACTTTGATGGCGGTGGTCATGCTAACGCTGCTGGTGGTAGAAGTGATCTATCAGTAAATGAAACTATTGAGAAACTGAAAAGGTTGGTGCCGGAGTATTTTGGGTGA
- a CDS encoding RDD family protein: MNQYAKLGTRLACHLGDLIIIQIIVLPLYMLLEFMDWLIDYELVTMVVWAVYSTIMNSGRQKGTYGKRLMGVKVETEDGERLNFVQSLVRYILGFLLFGIFIGMLPIFFNSKKKGLHDIMMGTVVRYRF; this comes from the coding sequence ATGAATCAATACGCCAAGCTCGGAACAAGATTAGCCTGTCATTTAGGTGATTTGATCATTATCCAAATCATAGTGTTGCCACTATATATGCTCTTAGAGTTTATGGATTGGTTAATTGATTATGAGTTGGTGACAATGGTGGTATGGGCGGTTTATTCGACCATTATGAATTCAGGAAGGCAAAAGGGGACGTATGGTAAAAGATTAATGGGAGTAAAAGTGGAAACGGAGGATGGTGAACGGCTAAACTTTGTGCAGTCACTGGTAAGATATATTCTGGGTTTTCTCTTATTCGGAATCTTTATAGGAATGCTGCCAATCTTCTTTAATAGTAAGAAGAAGGGGCTTCATGATATAATGATGGGGACTGTGGTTAGGTATAGGTTTTAG
- a CDS encoding ankyrin repeat domain-containing protein: MALFNFLRKKSSKESKSAILTEINELDLFENQLSSDQFLLKVGQLSDINKKFQKGFNLLHFAVEFGELKLAKVLLERGININDKNDFGNTPLWIATFNARGSYEMVDLLLSHGADPYLKNHAGRSPVAFAKIIEDKILIEKLIKNDFNQL, encoded by the coding sequence ATGGCATTGTTCAATTTTCTTCGAAAAAAGTCCTCTAAAGAGTCAAAATCCGCTATTTTAACTGAAATAAATGAGTTAGATCTTTTTGAAAATCAACTTAGCAGTGATCAATTTCTTCTTAAAGTTGGCCAGCTCAGTGATATTAATAAGAAATTTCAAAAAGGATTCAACTTACTACATTTTGCCGTCGAGTTTGGAGAATTGAAATTAGCGAAGGTATTACTTGAGAGAGGTATTAATATTAATGATAAGAATGATTTTGGAAACACACCCCTTTGGATAGCTACCTTTAATGCCAGAGGTAGCTATGAAATGGTTGACCTACTTCTTTCTCATGGTGCAGATCCGTATTTAAAAAATCATGCAGGCCGTTCTCCAGTTGCATTTGCGAAAATCATTGAAGATAAAATACTGATTGAGAAGTTGATAAAAAACGATTTTAACCAACTATAG
- a CDS encoding YybH family protein produces the protein MNNPQDFFTIYSKAAWNKDVGEMTALYHDDVIIFDMWNDAYSIGIEAWSEVIKDWLGSLGEERVKVIFEQVKVRGNESTAFASALIGFQAISKDDNVIRSMKNRVTVGFVYENGAWKVAHQHTSSPINSELKAILSF, from the coding sequence ATGAATAATCCTCAAGACTTTTTCACTATCTATTCTAAAGCTGCCTGGAATAAGGATGTAGGTGAAATGACAGCCCTATATCATGATGATGTGATCATTTTTGACATGTGGAATGACGCTTATAGTATAGGCATAGAGGCATGGTCTGAAGTTATCAAAGACTGGCTGGGTTCATTGGGCGAAGAACGAGTTAAAGTCATTTTTGAGCAAGTAAAGGTCAGGGGAAATGAAAGTACTGCTTTTGCTAGTGCTTTGATTGGCTTTCAGGCCATTTCTAAAGACGATAATGTGATCAGGAGTATGAAAAATAGAGTGACTGTTGGCTTTGTTTATGAAAATGGGGCCTGGAAAGTGGCACATCAGCATACGTCTTCACCCATCAATTCTGAACTTAAAGCCATTTTGAGTTTCTGA
- a CDS encoding threonine aldolase family protein — protein sequence MTNTKDNRRDFLKKSSLSALPFLFPVMGKDSLNADKSKTSTQFVKGNKPVVNFVLDGLHFSPGEYLHKLQEISKTKAIEPDFYGAGGATKQLEEQFAQLTGKEKAIYLPSGTMANQLAIKLLNGNSTKVMVPENSHIYRDEADAAQSVHGERLMPVGEGKPYYDLKDLQSTIAYSDKNEVFKSGLGTVVIENPVRRADGAYVPLEVIKNVSKYCQDHDYKMHLDGARIHIASAFSNVSVAEYASYFDTVYISLYKYLNAAGGAILCGDAALIDQIPHLIKIYGGTMYQSWTNTAMALHYFEDIDSKWEKVAKVAQQLIADLNKIEGITITSIQNGSNIFDLVLSSKVDLKALANNLYSEHGIWLGRATDKGIVKFTVNESLLTRDYNDILSAWKKAMDQVIK from the coding sequence ATGACCAATACCAAAGACAATAGAAGAGATTTCCTAAAAAAGAGCAGTCTTTCTGCGCTGCCTTTTCTGTTTCCGGTAATGGGTAAGGATAGTTTGAATGCCGACAAATCGAAGACCTCAACTCAGTTTGTAAAAGGTAATAAGCCTGTGGTGAATTTTGTGCTTGATGGACTACATTTCTCACCGGGTGAATATTTGCACAAGCTTCAGGAGATCAGTAAAACAAAGGCCATTGAACCTGACTTTTATGGAGCAGGAGGGGCTACCAAACAGCTGGAAGAGCAATTTGCTCAACTCACCGGCAAAGAAAAGGCTATTTATCTTCCTTCAGGTACTATGGCTAATCAATTGGCTATTAAGCTGTTGAATGGAAATAGTACTAAAGTGATGGTGCCGGAAAATTCTCACATTTACAGAGATGAGGCTGATGCAGCACAGAGTGTGCATGGCGAGAGATTGATGCCTGTGGGAGAGGGAAAACCATATTATGACCTCAAAGATTTACAAAGTACTATTGCTTATTCTGATAAAAACGAGGTGTTCAAGAGTGGTTTAGGTACGGTGGTGATAGAAAACCCCGTAAGACGCGCTGACGGTGCTTATGTGCCCTTAGAAGTCATTAAAAATGTTTCTAAATACTGTCAGGATCATGACTATAAAATGCATTTGGATGGTGCTCGCATCCATATTGCCTCCGCTTTTAGTAATGTATCGGTTGCTGAGTATGCCTCTTATTTTGATACCGTTTATATCTCTCTATACAAGTATCTAAACGCTGCAGGCGGAGCCATACTTTGTGGAGATGCTGCGCTTATTGATCAGATTCCTCACCTGATTAAGATCTATGGTGGCACCATGTATCAAAGCTGGACCAACACAGCTATGGCTTTACATTATTTTGAAGATATTGATTCCAAATGGGAAAAAGTAGCCAAAGTGGCACAACAGCTGATTGCCGACCTTAATAAAATAGAAGGCATTACCATTACAAGCATTCAAAATGGATCTAACATATTTGATCTTGTGCTCAGCAGTAAAGTAGACTTAAAAGCATTGGCCAACAATCTGTATTCCGAGCATGGCATATGGCTGGGGAGAGCAACTGATAAAGGCATTGTGAAATTTACCGTCAATGAAAGTTTATTAACTCGAGACTACAATGATATTCTAAGCGCCTGGAAGAAAGCGATGGATCAGGTGATTAAATAA
- a CDS encoding XAC2610-related protein: protein MNKLNLLLIVVILSCTSKGKKEVSDKSSIESIVDSTIVMSAHTSILEEKYVGFTTSGGKIIVLNAKRDTVLSQFTPYPDFEFKDFNADGLNDVIVKYLNNTPGQKDLFLFNKAKKTFAEVKDFNKFPTPEAIEGTRYYYSYHKSGCADNYWDSDLFYIEDSECHLIANISGNECEGEKGIIVSQVYNGVKKQIDKFNIDVLNKYEDGKWGFIEDYWTRNYARFVN from the coding sequence GTGAATAAACTAAACCTTTTACTCATAGTTGTTATACTTTCCTGTACATCCAAAGGTAAGAAGGAGGTGTCTGATAAATCAAGTATAGAAAGTATTGTTGACAGCACTATAGTTATGTCTGCGCATACCAGCATTTTAGAAGAAAAGTACGTTGGCTTTACCACTAGTGGAGGAAAAATCATTGTTCTAAATGCTAAGCGTGATACAGTTTTGAGTCAATTCACTCCATATCCTGACTTTGAGTTTAAAGACTTTAATGCTGATGGTTTGAATGATGTGATAGTCAAATACCTGAACAATACCCCTGGCCAAAAAGACTTGTTTCTATTTAATAAAGCGAAGAAAACTTTCGCAGAGGTCAAAGACTTCAATAAGTTTCCAACGCCAGAGGCCATCGAGGGAACCCGCTATTATTATTCCTATCACAAAAGCGGCTGCGCAGATAATTATTGGGACAGCGACTTATTTTACATAGAGGATTCTGAATGTCATTTAATAGCCAATATCTCAGGGAATGAATGTGAAGGAGAAAAAGGAATAATCGTATCACAGGTGTATAACGGAGTGAAAAAACAGATTGATAAATTCAATATAGATGTCCTGAACAAATACGAGGACGGGAAATGGGGATTCATCGAAGATTACTGGACTAGAAATTATGCCAGGTTTGTAAACTAA
- a CDS encoding shikimate dehydrogenase encodes MISSPVAPSPSDAVTTFLNAKKFAFLIHLRHTYSDDMGLYWKPLRKIPNKVYRKIFTKLQAPSVKWSDIYLNGSAGEKWHIGRNEIILLNGKDILDQGPKNMSKNIERVIDKMTQKGYTNIGLGALTSPMTLGGALLKHRQDVSITNGNAFTATGLFRAIVKLLEASPNLMDHQTIVGATGSVGSCLAGLLVKKNYCDKLLLVARNLSKLEKLKNDLKSINPNVQIEVSNQISEIRKSNLITLLTASADNIIGPEILKSNAVILDGTQPRNTSPELLVQRPDVTVIDGGIISIPGITMSNGGIGLPLNHYYACFSETLLWALDGQSEHFSIGNPTLEQAEYMDTLARKYKMFGFELADFTSFGKPLTNSFIS; translated from the coding sequence ATGATATCATCTCCCGTTGCACCGTCCCCATCTGATGCAGTTACCACTTTCCTTAATGCCAAGAAATTCGCCTTCCTCATTCATCTGCGTCATACTTATAGTGATGACATGGGATTATACTGGAAGCCACTGCGTAAAATCCCTAACAAGGTGTATAGAAAGATATTCACCAAACTACAGGCGCCCTCGGTAAAATGGAGCGACATCTATTTAAATGGCTCAGCAGGAGAGAAGTGGCATATAGGTAGGAATGAAATAATTTTATTGAATGGTAAAGATATTCTTGATCAGGGCCCCAAGAATATGAGTAAAAATATAGAAAGGGTTATTGATAAGATGACGCAAAAGGGCTACACAAATATAGGGCTTGGCGCACTCACCTCACCTATGACACTAGGAGGGGCACTCTTAAAGCATAGGCAGGATGTGAGCATTACCAATGGCAATGCCTTCACAGCCACAGGTCTTTTCAGGGCCATTGTCAAGCTTCTGGAAGCGAGTCCTAATTTGATGGACCATCAAACTATTGTAGGGGCAACCGGTAGTGTAGGTTCTTGTTTGGCTGGTCTATTGGTAAAGAAGAATTATTGCGACAAGCTGTTGTTAGTAGCTCGAAATCTTTCAAAACTAGAGAAGCTAAAAAATGATTTAAAAAGCATTAATCCAAATGTACAAATCGAAGTTTCTAACCAAATAAGTGAAATCAGGAAGTCTAATCTTATTACTTTACTCACTGCCAGCGCCGATAATATTATTGGGCCAGAAATATTAAAGTCTAATGCCGTTATTCTGGATGGAACACAACCTCGCAATACTTCACCAGAGCTACTGGTTCAAAGGCCAGACGTCACGGTGATTGACGGAGGCATTATATCTATTCCGGGCATCACCATGAGTAATGGTGGTATCGGTTTGCCTTTAAATCACTATTATGCATGCTTCTCAGAGACCTTATTATGGGCGTTAGATGGACAATCTGAGCACTTCTCCATTGGAAACCCCACACTGGAACAAGCAGAATACATGGATACACTAGCCAGAAAATATAAGATGTTTGGATTTGAACTGGCTGATTTTACCTCTTTTGGTAAGCCATTGACTAATTCTTTTATCTCTTGA
- a CDS encoding ligase-associated DNA damage response exonuclease — translation MLLEFTEIGIYCPQADIYIDPWKPVDRALITHGHSDHSRWGHKYYLCTEAAMPVIKYRLGQDINVETVKFGEVRTINGVKFSFHPAGHIIGSAQIRVEYKGEVWVASGDYKVVEDGFTEPFEPVKCNTFITESTFGLPIYKWKSQEEEFKEINNWWRANQENGKVTVLTGYALGKAQRIIQNLDDSIGTIYTHGAVENVNEVIRNQGINLKPTVRVTPEIPKEKFKGNIVVATPSAVGSPWMKKFMPYSVGVASGWMSLRGARRRRAVDRGFVLSDHADWDELNTAIKATEAERVFVTHGYTSIFSQWLNEQGIESGRVETQYEGELSEIGESTVKEEEEES, via the coding sequence ATGTTATTAGAATTCACAGAAATAGGAATATATTGTCCGCAGGCAGATATCTACATAGATCCCTGGAAGCCGGTAGATAGGGCGCTGATTACCCATGGGCACTCTGATCATAGCCGCTGGGGGCATAAATATTATTTGTGTACTGAGGCTGCCATGCCAGTGATTAAATATAGGCTGGGGCAGGATATCAATGTGGAAACTGTAAAGTTTGGTGAGGTAAGAACCATCAATGGCGTAAAGTTTTCGTTTCATCCGGCCGGTCATATTATTGGTTCTGCGCAGATCCGAGTAGAGTACAAAGGCGAGGTTTGGGTAGCTTCTGGAGATTATAAGGTGGTGGAAGATGGCTTCACGGAGCCCTTTGAACCGGTGAAGTGTAATACCTTTATCACGGAGTCTACTTTTGGGTTGCCGATTTATAAGTGGAAGTCACAGGAGGAAGAGTTTAAAGAGATCAACAATTGGTGGCGTGCCAATCAGGAAAATGGCAAAGTTACGGTGCTCACAGGCTATGCTTTAGGCAAAGCGCAGCGCATTATTCAAAACCTGGATGATTCCATCGGTACTATTTATACCCACGGAGCAGTGGAAAATGTTAATGAAGTAATTCGTAATCAGGGCATTAACCTAAAGCCTACAGTAAGAGTAACACCAGAAATCCCGAAAGAGAAATTTAAAGGAAATATAGTAGTGGCCACACCCTCAGCGGTAGGTTCACCATGGATGAAGAAATTTATGCCCTACAGCGTAGGTGTAGCCTCCGGCTGGATGAGCCTACGTGGAGCCCGCAGAAGACGTGCGGTAGATCGCGGCTTTGTGCTTTCAGACCATGCCGATTGGGATGAACTCAACACCGCCATAAAAGCCACGGAAGCTGAAAGAGTTTTTGTTACCCATGGTTACACCAGTATTTTCAGTCAGTGGCTCAATGAGCAAGGCATAGAATCTGGTCGTGTAGAAACTCAATATGAAGGTGAACTCAGCGAAATAGGAGAATCAACTGTGAAAGAAGAGGAGGAGGAAAGCTGA